The Neobacillus sp. PS3-34 genome has a window encoding:
- a CDS encoding ZIP family metal transporter: protein MWNAPMWGAISGSAVLLGALLSMFLSIPKKIIGLIMAFGTGVLIGAASYELLGDAVKDGGITPTSIGFVSGAMVFTIFDYIVSKNGASKRKRSGQKATEGGGIAIFIGTIMDAIPESIMIGASLLEHQSVSFLLVIAIFISNIPEGLSSTVGMKISGYSNKKISLLWITVLAISTLASWGGYFILDGASENVMSGIAAFAGGGIIAMVASTMMPEAYEDSGPMTGLIAALGLLASLILDHFS, encoded by the coding sequence ATGTGGAATGCTCCAATGTGGGGGGCAATATCAGGATCCGCAGTGCTTCTTGGTGCATTGTTGTCAATGTTTTTGTCTATCCCTAAAAAAATAATTGGTTTAATCATGGCTTTTGGTACAGGTGTTTTAATTGGTGCCGCATCATATGAACTGCTCGGAGATGCAGTAAAAGATGGAGGTATTACACCAACAAGCATCGGTTTTGTATCGGGTGCTATGGTTTTTACGATTTTTGATTATATAGTTTCAAAGAATGGGGCTTCTAAAAGAAAAAGGTCTGGGCAGAAAGCCACCGAAGGTGGAGGGATTGCAATCTTTATCGGTACCATAATGGATGCTATTCCTGAATCTATTATGATTGGAGCCAGCCTGCTAGAGCACCAATCTGTAAGTTTCCTTCTGGTTATTGCTATTTTTATAAGTAATATTCCGGAAGGTTTATCGAGTACAGTTGGAATGAAAATCAGCGGCTATTCAAACAAAAAGATTTCCCTTCTTTGGATCACAGTCCTTGCTATATCAACTTTGGCATCATGGGGAGGATATTTCATTTTAGATGGGGCTTCAGAAAACGTTATGTCTGGTATTGCTGCTTTTGCTGGTGGAGGTATTATTGCCATGGTCGCTTCGACTATGATGCCAGAAGCATATGAAGACAGTGGCCCTATGACAGGATTAATTGCTGCTCTTGGCCTCCTAGCTTCATTAATCTTGGATCATTTTTCCTAA